In Desulfovibrio gilichinskyi, a genomic segment contains:
- a CDS encoding efflux RND transporter periplasmic adaptor subunit, which produces MNFKLSINDGVKSMHCRLFVVVCTLASLVFLGGCFDDDSGKAAQKQAVPVKVYKVVQQDFPVSGEYVAQIQAEKTVEIRSRVDGYLTERNFTEGDIVDEGKLLFKIDPRPYEEALNQAKAELAQSVASRSKASTDYKRFKTLYDQGAVSREELDTKTTNKQVLDAQVNNADSAVKDAELNLSFTKIYSPMKGLIGKTQVNPGSLVTKESTLLATVSAVDPVYVNFNIPEKEYLFTVHDMEERKKEGLPKQSHILQMILADGNYYNQNGTFGMADRAVDSTTGTLGLRAVFPNPDKLLRDGQYAKVVALLKVFEKALVVPARAVLDIQGHKSVLTVAANGTVVENPVTIEFSNDQSAVIKNGIADGDLVIADGVNKIRPGTLVAPEVVADGVANAKGMESE; this is translated from the coding sequence GTGAATTTCAAATTAAGCATAAATGATGGCGTAAAAAGTATGCATTGTCGATTGTTCGTGGTCGTATGCACGTTAGCTTCTCTTGTTTTTTTAGGTGGCTGCTTTGACGATGATAGCGGGAAAGCTGCTCAGAAGCAGGCCGTTCCAGTTAAAGTTTATAAAGTTGTTCAGCAGGATTTTCCTGTCAGTGGTGAATATGTGGCCCAGATTCAAGCGGAAAAGACCGTTGAAATCCGTTCACGGGTTGATGGGTATCTTACAGAGCGCAATTTTACTGAAGGGGATATAGTTGATGAAGGTAAACTGCTGTTTAAAATTGACCCCCGTCCGTACGAAGAGGCTCTGAATCAGGCAAAAGCAGAACTTGCTCAGAGCGTAGCTTCACGCAGTAAGGCCAGCACTGACTACAAAAGGTTTAAGACGTTGTATGATCAGGGCGCGGTCAGCCGTGAAGAACTTGATACTAAAACAACTAATAAGCAAGTGCTTGATGCTCAGGTAAATAATGCTGACTCGGCCGTTAAAGATGCAGAGTTGAATCTCAGTTTTACAAAAATATATTCTCCTATGAAAGGGCTTATCGGTAAAACTCAGGTTAACCCCGGCTCCCTTGTCACCAAAGAATCGACGCTCCTTGCTACTGTTTCCGCAGTAGACCCTGTATATGTAAATTTCAATATTCCTGAAAAAGAATACCTTTTCACTGTTCACGATATGGAGGAAAGGAAAAAAGAAGGTTTGCCTAAACAGAGTCATATCCTTCAAATGATTTTAGCAGATGGGAATTATTACAACCAAAACGGAACGTTCGGTATGGCAGACCGTGCAGTGGATTCCACTACCGGAACACTGGGTTTGCGAGCTGTTTTCCCGAATCCTGACAAGCTGCTTAGAGACGGCCAATATGCAAAGGTTGTTGCCCTTCTTAAAGTTTTTGAAAAAGCACTTGTGGTCCCTGCAAGAGCTGTTCTTGATATTCAAGGGCACAAATCTGTTCTGACTGTTGCGGCCAATGGAACTGTAGTTGAAAATCCGGTAACGATTGAGTTTTCAAATGATCAGAGCGCAGTTATTAAAAACGGAATTGCTGACGGTGATCTGGTTATTGCAGACGGTGTAAATAAGATTAGGCCTGGTACACTCGTCGCTCCTGAAGTTGTTGCTGATGGAGTTGCTAATGCCAAAGGTATGGAATCTGAGTAA
- a CDS encoding permease, with protein MEELNLKPCACSSGKKLEEIGRFEKVDKVEKKDPNFFTGKTLWAALVVAVAVWFVLYSQLLPFSKYLAFNLFGLIPGSHMGETVQFFVYDTPKVLMLLGLVVFGIGIIRSYVTVEWTRKMLAGRRESVGNVMAALLGVVTPFCSCSAVPLFIGFVAGGVPLGVTFSFLISAPMVNEVALVLLYGLMGWKIATLYFVTGITIAIVAGWVIGRLGMEKHVESWVKLATADQGGASRTMSIEDRVKFGLDSVKEIVGKVWMYMVLGIAAGAAIHGYVPEGMMVSIMGKSAWWAVPVSVLMGIPMYTNAAGVIPIVDALLGKGAALGTVLAFMMSVIALSFPEMVILRKVLKPKLIAVFVGVVASGILIVGYLFNMII; from the coding sequence ATGGAAGAGTTAAATCTCAAACCTTGTGCATGTTCATCCGGTAAAAAGCTGGAAGAAATAGGCCGTTTTGAAAAAGTTGATAAAGTTGAAAAAAAAGACCCGAACTTCTTTACTGGTAAAACTTTATGGGCGGCTTTGGTTGTTGCTGTCGCAGTCTGGTTTGTTCTTTATTCGCAGTTGCTGCCTTTTTCTAAGTATTTAGCGTTTAATCTTTTTGGGTTGATTCCCGGAAGTCATATGGGAGAAACTGTACAATTTTTTGTATATGATACTCCCAAGGTGCTGATGCTGCTTGGCCTTGTTGTCTTCGGTATCGGGATTATCCGCTCATATGTTACTGTTGAGTGGACTCGTAAGATGCTTGCCGGGCGCAGAGAATCCGTTGGTAATGTGATGGCTGCTTTACTCGGAGTTGTGACTCCTTTTTGTTCATGCTCGGCTGTCCCGTTGTTCATAGGCTTTGTAGCAGGCGGCGTCCCTCTTGGAGTTACTTTCTCATTTCTTATTTCAGCACCTATGGTTAACGAAGTCGCATTGGTCCTTCTTTACGGGCTTATGGGATGGAAGATTGCTACTCTATACTTCGTAACAGGAATTACCATTGCGATTGTTGCCGGATGGGTCATCGGTAGGCTGGGTATGGAAAAACATGTCGAGAGCTGGGTGAAACTGGCCACAGCTGATCAGGGCGGAGCATCAAGAACGATGTCGATTGAAGATCGTGTCAAATTCGGTCTGGACTCTGTTAAGGAAATTGTCGGTAAGGTCTGGATGTACATGGTACTAGGTATTGCTGCCGGAGCGGCTATCCATGGTTATGTTCCGGAAGGAATGATGGTTTCAATCATGGGCAAGAGCGCGTGGTGGGCCGTACCTGTTTCTGTACTGATGGGAATTCCGATGTATACCAATGCTGCCGGAGTGATTCCTATTGTGGATGCTCTTCTCGGTAAAGGGGCAGCTCTTGGAACTGTGCTTGCCTTTATGATGAGTGTCATTGCTCTTTCTTTTCCAGAAATGGTGATTTTGCGGAAAGTTTTAAAGCCGAAACTGATTGCTGTTTTTGTAGGAGTTGTCGCCTCAGGAATCTTGATTGTCGGGTATCTGTTTAATATGATTATTTAA
- a CDS encoding class I SAM-dependent methyltransferase, with protein sequence MHLCPWWLAYTFDNSLRRMLDPVDEALSAWVKPGMTVLDFGCGFGHYSIGMAKLVGKNGKVVAVDLQDKMLEMMMKRAVKEGVADIIIPHKCGPLKIGYKGKVDFVVSGHVLHETTDLKGSLREIFSLLKPKGVFYFTEPRMHVSDKFFHDELDAAGKIGFSVTKLPTVLLANRAYLTK encoded by the coding sequence ATGCATCTTTGTCCATGGTGGCTTGCGTATACATTTGATAACTCATTGCGACGTATGCTCGATCCTGTGGATGAGGCTTTGTCCGCGTGGGTAAAGCCGGGGATGACCGTATTGGATTTCGGTTGTGGGTTCGGGCACTACTCAATAGGCATGGCAAAGCTTGTCGGAAAAAACGGAAAAGTTGTTGCCGTTGATCTTCAGGATAAGATGCTGGAAATGATGATGAAGAGAGCTGTGAAAGAAGGTGTTGCGGATATTATCATTCCTCATAAATGCGGCCCTTTGAAAATAGGTTATAAAGGCAAAGTTGATTTTGTAGTCTCCGGGCATGTTTTACACGAAACTACGGATCTGAAAGGATCACTTCGGGAAATTTTCTCTCTGCTTAAACCTAAAGGCGTTTTTTATTTTACTGAGCCTAGAATGCACGTTAGTGATAAATTTTTCCATGACGAACTGGATGCTGCTGGTAAAATCGGTTTTTCAGTCACAAAACTCCCGACGGTGCTGCTTGCAAACAGGGCATATCTTACCAAGTGA
- a CDS encoding late competence development ComFB family protein: MLTFKEFFSSGDIVNLTEQVVYDELKAFIERQEVEFCQCDKCLFDIACVVLNAVPSLYSSSDVDRKYPNADFSMEYEHLQRLVKEELPKSIALVKSRLHH; this comes from the coding sequence ATGCTGACATTCAAAGAATTTTTCAGTTCAGGTGATATCGTTAATTTAACCGAACAGGTTGTTTATGATGAGCTTAAGGCCTTTATTGAGAGGCAAGAGGTTGAATTCTGTCAGTGTGATAAGTGTCTTTTTGATATTGCATGTGTTGTTTTAAACGCTGTCCCAAGTCTTTATTCGTCAAGTGATGTTGATAGAAAATATCCAAACGCAGATTTTTCTATGGAATATGAGCATCTGCAACGATTGGTAAAAGAGGAACTGCCTAAGAGTATTGCGCTAGTGAAGAGCCGGTTGCACCACTAG
- a CDS encoding ArsR/SmtB family transcription factor: protein MNEYIEAKAKVFKALGHPSRLVIVEALCSGELCVCDIVPLVGRDISTVSKHLSLLKEAGVLKDSKRGTNVYYSLRMNCVPGFLNCLSDFLGKRLEKQVQDYASSSIKKL from the coding sequence GTGAATGAATATATTGAAGCAAAGGCGAAAGTCTTTAAAGCTCTGGGCCATCCTAGCAGACTTGTGATTGTAGAGGCTCTTTGTTCCGGCGAACTTTGTGTTTGCGACATAGTGCCGCTTGTGGGGCGCGATATTTCAACTGTTTCTAAACATTTGTCTTTATTAAAAGAGGCTGGAGTTCTTAAAGACAGTAAGCGCGGTACAAATGTTTATTATAGTCTCAGGATGAATTGCGTTCCCGGTTTTTTGAATTGTTTGAGTGATTTTCTTGGGAAAAGACTTGAAAAACAGGTTCAAGATTACGCTTCAAGTTCAATTAAAAAACTATAA
- a CDS encoding diguanylate cyclase produces the protein MGKVLIIDSSKATALFLKRTLEQADFVCDTAPSLEQAAILISQNKYFVGLCSLIFDGHEAGEGIDLLVANKIPAIVVTASLDDDQLREILKKNIIDYVLKRKEHSEYIVRIVKRVYNNRNTKVMVVDDSSTMRRWISAILIRQGLTVIQAENGAAACKLFAANSDIKLILTDYTMPEMDGQELTAKLRLLRHMDELSIIVLSSDENSRTAPLFLKTGANDFIHKSASIEEILCRVNSNLEIMELLEESRNRANRDFLTGMWNRRYFFENAFSLFEESEDNGTPLSVALLDIDHFKNVNDNYGHDVGDLVLKDFSSKIVEYFGEKGLCSRFGGEEFTVLIHGVDSTELESYVDGFREIIEISSLPYRREKLKFTVSIGVTSNITLGLDGMINRADVMLYEAKTSGRNKVVFDNES, from the coding sequence TTGGGAAAAGTTTTAATAATCGATTCCAGCAAAGCTACAGCTCTTTTTTTGAAAAGAACTTTGGAGCAAGCCGACTTTGTTTGTGACACTGCGCCAAGTCTAGAGCAAGCTGCTATTTTAATTTCACAAAATAAATATTTTGTGGGGTTATGCAGCTTAATTTTCGACGGGCATGAAGCTGGTGAAGGGATTGATTTATTAGTTGCAAACAAAATTCCTGCAATCGTTGTAACAGCCTCTCTTGATGATGATCAGCTTAGAGAAATTTTGAAGAAGAACATAATTGATTATGTTCTTAAAAGAAAAGAACACTCTGAATATATTGTCCGCATAGTCAAGCGGGTTTATAATAACAGAAACACGAAAGTTATGGTTGTGGACGATTCCAGCACGATGCGCCGCTGGATTTCAGCAATTCTAATTAGGCAGGGGCTCACTGTGATTCAGGCGGAAAACGGAGCTGCGGCTTGTAAACTGTTTGCAGCGAATTCTGATATAAAACTTATCCTGACTGATTACACCATGCCGGAGATGGACGGTCAGGAGCTTACTGCAAAACTAAGGCTTCTTCGACATATGGATGAGCTTAGTATTATTGTTCTTTCTTCCGATGAAAATTCACGGACAGCTCCTCTCTTTTTGAAAACAGGAGCAAATGATTTTATACACAAGAGTGCAAGCATAGAAGAAATTTTATGCAGAGTTAATTCAAACTTGGAAATTATGGAATTGCTTGAAGAGTCTCGCAATAGAGCCAATAGAGATTTTCTTACCGGCATGTGGAACAGGCGTTATTTTTTTGAAAATGCATTTTCATTATTCGAGGAGTCCGAAGACAATGGCACGCCTCTTAGTGTTGCACTGCTTGATATAGACCATTTTAAAAATGTGAATGACAATTACGGGCATGATGTCGGAGATTTGGTATTAAAAGATTTTTCATCCAAAATAGTTGAATATTTTGGAGAAAAAGGACTTTGCTCCAGATTCGGGGGGGAAGAGTTTACAGTTCTTATTCATGGAGTGGATTCAACTGAACTTGAAAGCTATGTTGATGGCTTCAGAGAGATAATAGAGATTTCGTCTTTGCCGTATAGACGTGAAAAACTTAAATTTACAGTGTCAATCGGTGTGACTTCAAATATAACGCTAGGGCTTGATGGTATGATTAACAGAGCTGACGTCATGCTATATGAAGCTAAAACTTCCGGCAGGAATAAAGTCGTTTTCGATAATGAGTCGTAA
- a CDS encoding efflux RND transporter permease subunit: protein MVNFFIDRPIFSSVISIIITLVGLLSIFTLPIAQYPEIAPPSVQISTVYNGASADVVEQTVAAPIEEQVNGAQDMLYMNSISSNDGRLVLNVTFELGRDLELATVDVQNRVSLATPQLPADVTKSGVSVKKQSSSMLCVVSLMSPKGTYDALFLNNYAKINLFDAISRIPGVGTVNLFGDMDYGMRIWLNPDKMARLAITSNDIVSAVQGQNLQAPAGQVGQPPAAANQQFQMTVRVKGRLSEPEEFGNIIIKANPDGSTVKIRDIARVEMGSKSYTAFGRQGGIPNAMLLVYQLPGANALDIVKQIRSTMKEMSETFPSDIVYDIPYDTTLFVTASIGEVMSTLYEAMFLVFIVVFIFLQNIRATIVPMIAVPVSLVGTFAFFQVLGFSINTLTLFGMVLAIGIVVDDAIVVVEAVQKKIDEEGMDSKTAAKAAMKEVSGPIVATTIVLIAVFVPVAFMGGITGQLYKQFALTLAVSVAISSINALTFSPSMAALLLRPQTEARGPLGWFFKFFNKYFNKITAGYTFGVRLMIRKAFVAFSIFAIILGSALFLFGTVPTGFVPDEDQGYFMINVQLPEGASLERSDGAVKEVEEILKNEPGVKDYFALGGFNLITSAYSSYTSTVFAILEPWDARKDPSLSVGSIMQKTQQKFRGIQDAIVYNFNPPPINGIGSTGGLQFELQDRSGGTVDELAQAAQDFVAQATKRPEIASLFSSFSAKVPQLFVDVDRDKVSKLGVPLNEVFSALQTFLGGYYINDFNKYGRTYRVMAQADSEFRTSPDDVSRFYVRGSTGQMVPLSTLITQKTIKGPEYIRRYNLYRAIEISAATAPGYSTGQTIAAMEEVASDTLPRGYGYDWTNIAYQEKRSGGEVVIIFALAVLMVFLVLAAQYESWIIPLAVVFAVPLGVFGAIAGQWIRGLDNNVYAQIGLIMLVGLAAKNAILIVEFAKDKYEDGMSAVDAAAEAAHIRFRPILMTSFAFILGVIPLVIATGAGSASRHALGTSVFAGMLAATVFGVLFVPLFYAQLVKFIERNKSKKEKKSSPEKEIESDNTEN, encoded by the coding sequence ATGGTCAATTTTTTCATCGACAGGCCTATTTTTTCATCGGTAATATCCATCATCATCACTTTGGTCGGGCTTTTGAGTATTTTTACTCTCCCAATCGCTCAGTATCCCGAGATTGCACCGCCGAGTGTTCAGATTTCAACCGTTTACAACGGCGCAAGTGCTGATGTTGTTGAGCAGACTGTCGCCGCTCCGATTGAAGAGCAGGTCAACGGTGCGCAGGATATGCTGTATATGAACTCCATCAGTTCCAATGATGGACGGCTTGTCCTTAATGTTACCTTTGAGCTCGGGCGTGACCTTGAACTGGCAACCGTCGATGTACAAAACAGAGTCAGCCTTGCAACTCCGCAGTTGCCTGCCGATGTTACGAAGTCAGGTGTCAGTGTAAAGAAGCAGTCTTCCAGCATGCTTTGCGTTGTCAGTCTGATGTCACCAAAGGGAACGTATGACGCCCTTTTCCTGAATAACTATGCTAAAATAAATCTTTTTGACGCAATTTCCAGAATTCCAGGAGTCGGAACGGTCAACCTTTTCGGTGATATGGATTACGGTATGCGTATCTGGCTCAATCCTGATAAAATGGCCCGTTTGGCAATCACTTCAAATGACATTGTGAGTGCTGTGCAGGGGCAGAACCTGCAGGCTCCTGCAGGACAGGTCGGTCAGCCTCCGGCCGCGGCAAATCAGCAGTTTCAGATGACTGTCCGTGTTAAGGGCCGCCTTAGCGAGCCGGAAGAATTCGGGAATATAATCATCAAGGCTAATCCTGACGGCAGTACCGTTAAAATCAGAGATATTGCACGGGTTGAGATGGGATCTAAGTCGTATACTGCGTTCGGGAGGCAGGGCGGTATTCCTAATGCTATGCTTTTGGTTTATCAGCTTCCGGGTGCAAATGCGCTTGATATTGTTAAACAGATCCGCAGTACAATGAAAGAAATGTCTGAGACATTTCCGAGCGATATTGTTTATGACATCCCGTACGATACCACTTTATTTGTTACAGCCTCAATCGGTGAGGTTATGAGCACTCTTTACGAAGCTATGTTCCTGGTTTTTATTGTTGTGTTCATCTTTCTCCAAAATATCAGAGCTACTATTGTTCCTATGATTGCGGTGCCTGTTTCTCTCGTAGGAACTTTTGCCTTTTTTCAGGTTCTCGGCTTTTCCATCAACACGCTGACACTTTTCGGGATGGTTCTGGCTATCGGAATTGTTGTTGATGATGCTATCGTTGTTGTAGAGGCAGTTCAGAAGAAGATTGATGAAGAGGGAATGGATTCAAAAACAGCAGCAAAAGCGGCGATGAAGGAAGTTTCAGGTCCGATTGTCGCAACAACTATTGTTCTTATTGCTGTGTTTGTTCCGGTTGCCTTCATGGGTGGTATAACAGGGCAGCTGTATAAACAGTTTGCTCTGACTCTTGCTGTTTCGGTAGCGATTTCATCCATAAATGCACTGACTTTTTCTCCATCAATGGCAGCTCTTTTACTTCGGCCGCAAACAGAAGCCCGTGGCCCGCTGGGATGGTTCTTTAAATTTTTCAACAAGTATTTTAATAAAATAACGGCTGGTTATACATTCGGTGTCCGGTTGATGATCCGGAAGGCATTTGTAGCTTTTTCAATTTTTGCAATTATTCTCGGCAGTGCTTTGTTTCTCTTCGGTACTGTGCCGACAGGGTTTGTTCCGGACGAAGATCAGGGATATTTTATGATCAATGTTCAGTTGCCGGAAGGAGCTTCTCTGGAGCGGTCAGACGGAGCTGTTAAGGAAGTTGAGGAGATTCTTAAAAATGAACCTGGAGTCAAAGACTACTTCGCTCTGGGTGGTTTTAACCTGATTACTTCGGCTTACTCTTCCTACACTTCAACGGTTTTCGCCATACTTGAGCCTTGGGATGCACGTAAAGATCCGTCCCTGAGTGTGGGGTCGATAATGCAGAAAACTCAGCAGAAATTTAGAGGGATTCAGGACGCTATAGTTTACAATTTCAATCCTCCGCCTATCAACGGAATCGGTTCAACCGGCGGTTTGCAATTTGAACTTCAGGATAGATCAGGCGGGACAGTTGATGAACTTGCTCAGGCCGCGCAGGATTTCGTAGCTCAGGCGACTAAACGTCCGGAAATTGCAAGTCTGTTTTCATCTTTCAGTGCAAAAGTTCCTCAGTTATTTGTTGACGTAGACAGGGATAAAGTAAGCAAACTTGGAGTTCCTCTTAATGAAGTATTCAGTGCTCTACAAACCTTCCTTGGTGGGTATTATATTAATGATTTCAACAAATACGGCAGAACTTACCGCGTTATGGCTCAGGCTGATTCGGAGTTCAGGACAAGTCCAGATGATGTCTCCAGATTCTACGTGCGTGGAAGTACGGGCCAGATGGTTCCGCTTTCTACGCTGATCACGCAGAAAACAATCAAAGGTCCTGAATATATACGGCGCTACAATCTTTACAGAGCTATTGAAATATCTGCAGCAACTGCGCCGGGATACAGTACCGGGCAGACAATTGCTGCAATGGAAGAGGTTGCCAGTGATACTCTTCCGAGAGGTTATGGTTATGACTGGACCAATATCGCCTATCAGGAAAAGAGATCCGGCGGCGAAGTCGTAATAATTTTTGCTCTGGCAGTTCTCATGGTATTCCTTGTCCTTGCCGCGCAGTATGAAAGCTGGATTATTCCGCTTGCTGTCGTCTTTGCCGTCCCGCTCGGCGTGTTCGGGGCCATAGCAGGGCAGTGGATTCGTGGTCTTGATAATAACGTATATGCGCAGATCGGCTTAATTATGCTGGTCGGGCTGGCGGCAAAGAATGCGATTCTGATTGTTGAATTTGCCAAAGATAAATACGAAGACGGTATGTCCGCTGTGGACGCTGCCGCTGAGGCTGCACATATAAGATTTCGTCCGATTCTGATGACTTCTTTCGCCTTTATTCTTGGAGTTATTCCTTTGGTTATTGCAACAGGAGCCGGCTCTGCTAGCAGGCATGCACTTGGAACATCTGTTTTTGCAGGTATGCTTGCCGCGACAGTTTTTGGAGTTCTCTTTGTTCCGTTATTTTATGCACAGCTGGTCAAGTTTATTGAGAGGAATAAATCCAAAAAAGAGAAGAAATCTTCGCCTGAAAAGGAAATAGAGAGTGATAATACTGAAAATTAG
- the greA gene encoding transcription elongation factor GreA yields the protein MSTIPISTEGFAKIKKELDALKRERPAVIKAISEAREEGDLKENGGYHAARERQGMMEAKINYIESRIPHFNIIDLSTLGGSKIIFGATVELEDIETGDKKIYTIMGPDESDFKKGIISIESPVGKALLGKEEGDEVLVNAPRGKIEYAVVSVTFKGAVS from the coding sequence ATGAGCACGATACCCATTTCAACAGAAGGATTTGCGAAGATTAAAAAAGAACTGGATGCTCTTAAAAGAGAACGTCCAGCCGTAATCAAAGCAATCAGTGAAGCTCGCGAAGAAGGCGACCTTAAGGAAAACGGGGGCTACCATGCTGCGCGTGAGCGTCAGGGAATGATGGAAGCTAAAATTAATTATATTGAATCCCGCATCCCACATTTTAATATTATTGATCTGTCTACACTTGGAGGTTCCAAAATCATTTTTGGAGCAACTGTAGAACTTGAAGATATTGAAACAGGCGATAAAAAAATATATACAATCATGGGCCCTGATGAAAGCGATTTCAAAAAGGGAATAATTTCTATTGAATCCCCTGTAGGAAAAGCTCTACTTGGCAAAGAAGAGGGCGACGAAGTTCTGGTCAACGCTCCTCGCGGAAAAATAGAATATGCTGTTGTTTCTGTGACCTTTAAAGGTGCTGTTTCCTAG
- a CDS encoding glutamate synthase encodes MCRLFALTSRDPISPMRAIDALNVMKEGHDGSGVGLYLNGLSGPFEELKDCPILSGIFTEAGLRQLEQYVADKGLKSKFSILYTPHTPPPAGTPVRGTYAAIAYSVPREWEDLAEAERGNRLVQMRLDLKMLGEKTGDMMVFSFWPDTIVIKEVGDPLEIGEYLQLDRNKDIYARRILAQGRQNTNYAINLYACHPFFIEGVASMTNGENTAFLPIKEYLQSRNITGYSGYQSDSEVFTHIAHYTTKKLGLDIRAYKHIITPLSDSELADHPDRAFLTDLKRTCRKLIIDGPNCVIGCLPGGQMFMTQDRKKFRPGIVGGKDGIFGFSSEVCGLNAAIPDRDKSKDFQPMHLDTVIVGPDCKEIIQCSQTDQLPRQL; translated from the coding sequence ATGTGCCGTTTATTTGCGCTTACAAGTCGCGACCCAATTTCACCCATGCGTGCTATTGATGCTCTGAATGTAATGAAAGAAGGGCACGATGGTTCCGGTGTGGGGCTATATTTGAATGGACTCAGCGGTCCGTTTGAAGAGTTGAAGGATTGTCCGATTCTATCGGGTATTTTTACAGAGGCCGGCCTTCGCCAGCTGGAACAGTATGTAGCGGATAAAGGACTTAAATCTAAATTCAGTATCCTTTACACCCCGCATACTCCACCGCCTGCCGGTACTCCTGTCCGCGGAACTTATGCCGCTATTGCTTACAGTGTCCCCAGAGAGTGGGAAGACCTGGCAGAAGCAGAGAGAGGAAACCGTCTGGTTCAAATGCGTCTGGATCTTAAGATGCTTGGCGAGAAAACCGGCGATATGATGGTATTTTCCTTCTGGCCTGATACTATAGTTATCAAAGAAGTCGGTGATCCTCTTGAAATAGGCGAATATCTTCAGCTTGACCGTAATAAAGATATTTATGCCCGCAGAATTCTTGCTCAGGGTAGACAAAATACAAACTATGCGATCAATCTTTACGCATGTCATCCCTTCTTTATAGAGGGTGTTGCGTCTATGACTAATGGTGAAAACACCGCTTTTCTTCCTATCAAAGAATATCTTCAGTCCAGAAATATTACCGGATACAGCGGATACCAGTCAGATTCTGAAGTTTTCACACATATCGCACATTACACTACTAAAAAACTCGGCCTTGATATCAGGGCATACAAACACATCATTACCCCGCTAAGTGATAGCGAACTGGCCGATCATCCTGACAGAGCGTTTTTAACTGACCTCAAAAGGACATGCCGTAAGCTTATCATTGACGGTCCTAACTGTGTCATAGGCTGCCTTCCCGGCGGTCAGATGTTTATGACTCAGGATCGTAAGAAATTCCGCCCCGGTATTGTCGGCGGAAAAGACGGCATCTTTGGTTTTTCTTCTGAAGTTTGCGGACTTAACGCCGCTATTCCTGATCGTGATAAATCCAAAGATTTTCAACCAATGCATCTTGATACAGTTATCGTCGGACCCGACTGCAAGGAGATTATCCAATGCTCTCAGACAGACCAATTACCCCGTCAACTTTAG
- a CDS encoding phosphatase PAP2 family protein — MFRDSDKLGKWTLFTGILTIFMIVLLFQFIDLPIAKAAHKLQNTFLVTVCKVISDLVSEQVVQTIAFFTLLSGVYDTVVNGQSMRSRSLLFIALATGSAMLIGDELKWFFGRCRPPLFFKDGSYGFTWFSTEYLKNSFPSGHTLRAFSLTSAIALLLPKKRYIPIIAAVLVAISRVVVGKHYPSDVIFGAFIGMTCTAWSYFFIFAKTRCPR, encoded by the coding sequence ATGTTTCGGGATTCAGATAAACTTGGTAAATGGACACTATTCACAGGCATATTAACAATATTCATGATTGTGCTGTTGTTTCAGTTTATTGATCTGCCTATTGCTAAGGCAGCCCACAAACTTCAAAACACTTTTCTAGTTACTGTCTGCAAGGTGATAAGTGATCTGGTTTCAGAACAGGTTGTACAGACAATCGCGTTTTTCACTCTTTTAAGCGGAGTATACGACACTGTAGTTAATGGACAAAGTATGAGGTCCAGAAGCTTACTTTTTATAGCTCTTGCTACAGGAAGTGCAATGCTTATCGGTGATGAATTGAAATGGTTCTTCGGCCGCTGTCGTCCGCCACTCTTCTTTAAAGACGGCTCTTACGGGTTCACTTGGTTTTCAACTGAATATCTAAAAAATTCTTTCCCGTCAGGGCACACACTGCGGGCTTTCTCCTTAACCTCTGCCATAGCTCTTCTTTTACCTAAAAAACGGTACATTCCAATAATCGCGGCTGTTTTGGTCGCAATCAGCAGAGTTGTTGTAGGTAAGCATTACCCTTCCGACGTAATATTCGGTGCATTCATAGGAATGACATGTACAGCATGGAGTTACTTTTTTATTTTCGCGAAGACCAGATGCCCACGCTAA